The Bacteroidales bacterium genomic interval TCTTGCCATTGTCAGCTCTGTCACTCATATAGGAAGCGATCCGGCACTCCTTGGTTTTATTTCCAGGACATTTGGTGCCTCACGCCGGCATACCTATGAAAACATCCTGGAGATGAAGGTATTTACAATCAACCAGGTTCATTCCGCAATAGCCACTAAAGCTCATTACACCTCAGCCAAATTTGAAAAAGGCA includes:
- a CDS encoding flavin reductase, which produces MHLTDQDIKDTDQIKRLNLINSITGIKPANMIGTVSQEQKTNLAIVSSVTHIGSDPALLGFISRTFGASRRHTYENILEMKVFTINQVHSAIATKAHYTSAKFEKG